Proteins encoded together in one Vigna angularis cultivar LongXiaoDou No.4 chromosome 5, ASM1680809v1, whole genome shotgun sequence window:
- the LOC108339502 gene encoding two-component response regulator ARR14 gives MAKFGSPATHIEDTVPQVPSALTIVAIDTNLTVLEFIKNTCNHDGIQVLACSESQSAVNALRKRKQRIDLILVEVDMPIMNGYEFLEFIKKEQVDVPLIMMSSDNSRASVMRAMEHGAYDYWVKPLQEFNFTIMRARVFQKKCMIADKLQKDSGCLKDDDKRRGRSDNSELASCMVHRSNSNFEEADVVDESCNPSPTKKPRVVWDQKLNASFVSAVLIIGIEKATPKKVLEVMNDPRLERTHIASHLQKYRKYLKQQQQKQEQQQQQNDMSLVSGRQIERQQSKQKDMSLPRTSALQPCSATATTNFHPGFTGNMEEEALAHGHPLAAFPNVVIPENFSEEQSNINRLLSNNFNAEQVLAHDHPSAIFPNIASNLISQPGTLDDASIYGLLTPSDTPLFVNPTILQIDTMQQPMNHNQMYPMNFQPSFTMISGNPAFASQNYNFGMNMGHGSQSIQDGNSIGEGILDQYSTIDSIYHPEFQNAGLPSGAVRRFAASDYRSQNPYIDGNLYQQ, from the exons ATGGCGAAATTTGGTTCTCCTGCAACTCACATTGAGGACACAGTTCCTCAAGTCCCATCAGCTCTTACTATCGTTGCCATCGACACTAACTTAACCGTTCTTGAATTCATCaagaacacatgcaaccatGATGGTATTCAAG TTCTGGCGTGCTCTGAATCTCAAAGTGCCGTGAATGCCTTACGGAAAAGAAAACAGCGTATTGATTTGATACTCGTAGAGGTTGATATGCCAATCATGAACGGCTATGAATTTCTAGAATTTATCAAGAAAGAACAAGTTGATGTTCCTCTCATAA TGATGTCTTCGGATAATAGTAGGGCTTCGGTAATGAGGGCGATGGAACATGGAGCTTATGATTATTGGGTTAAACCTTTGCAGGAGTTTAATTTCACGATTATGCGGGCACGTGTATTTCAGAAGAAGTGCATGATTGCAGATAAGCTGCAAAAGGATAGTGGTTGCTTAAAAGATGATgataaaagaagaggaagaagtgaTAATTCTGAACTGGCTTCATGTATGGTTCATAGGAGCAATAGCAACTTTGAAGAAGCAGATGTTGTTGATGAATCATGCAATCCATCTCCCACCAAGAAGCCTCGTGTTGTATGGGATCAAAAACTGAATGCTTCATTTGTCAGTGCTGTCCTAATAATTGGAATTGAAA aGGCTACGCCAAAGAAAGTTCTTGAAGTCATGAATGACCCTCGTTTGGAAAGAACACATATTGCCAGTCATTTGCAG AAATacagaaaatatttaaaacagcAGCAACAGAAACAGGAACAGCAACAGCAACAGAATGACATGTCTCTCGTTTCAGGGAGACAAATAGAGCGACAACAATCGAAACAGAAGGACATGTCATTGCCAAGGACGTCTGCATTGCAACCTTGTTCTGCTACTGCAACGACAAATTTTCATCCTGGTTTTACCGGTAACATGGAAGAGGAAGCTTTGGCACATGGTCATCCTTTAGCAGCCTTTCCTAACGTTGTCATTCCCGAGAATTTTTCAGAAgaacaatcaaatataaatagaCTACTGTCTAACAATTTTAATGCAGAGCAAGTTTTGGCACATGATCATCCTTCAGCAATCTTTCCTAACATTGCCAGTAACCTGATATCTCAACCGGGAACTCTAGATGATGCTTCTATATATGGATTACTTACTCCATCTGATACACCGCTATTTGTCAATCCCACTATTCTACAGATAGATACTATGCAGCAGCCGATGAATCATAATCAAATGTATCCAATGAACTTTCAGCCATCTTTCACGATGATTTCTGGAAATCCAGCTTTTGCCTCCCAGAATTACAACTTTGGCATGAACATGGGTCATGGTTCTCAATCTATACAAGATGGAAATAGCATAGGTGaaggaattcttgatcaatataGCACTATAGATTCCATTTATCATCCAGAGTTTCAAAATGCAGGTTTGCCAAGTGGTGCTGTCAGACGTTTTGCTGCAAGTGATTATAGGAGCCAAAATCCCTATATTGATGGTAACTTGTATCAGCAATGA